From Xiphophorus couchianus chromosome 7, X_couchianus-1.0, whole genome shotgun sequence:
CCCTGTTTGTGATGTGTCCACCTGTTCTCTTCTGAAGCTGTGATTTCCACCCCGATCGTCTCTCCATCCAATCACTGCATGTTTTATTACGTCGCTTGCGTTCAAATCTTTCAGAACTGCACCATGTCGCCTCCTTATGGTACTAATGTTTTAAAGCATGACTTGAAATTGTTAATAGTTGTTGTAATGACATCACTGCGATCCTTTTAGGTCAGACGATtatcagattgttttatttcacatccTGCTGATTGCCGAGCGCCCACCCCCCTCCCCCTTTTCTACCCTTCACTGTTAGCGGATCAATCTGTTGCACTGTGATGGCTGAaagtagtttcttttttaaaatcttttaagatAACTTCTGTCATGAAGTATTTTACCCATGATACCCATGTCTTTTCCTGATGGAGACCAAATCTTGCCTTCTGTGGTCCAAATCCGTGCCATCATcacaaccattaaaaaaaatagtcttaAATTAGAGAAGTGTAATGTTGTTGCAAATGGTAGTGTGTGATTTAGTATTTAAGTCGGTGTTGCATCTGTCCTGAAGCGTTCCGATCAATTGTTCCCGTCTTCTGTGTTCATCGGCGTCTGAGTGTTCAACCGTTTTGTGGCTGAAACGTTTAAATGTCGCACCAGTAAACTGCATTCCTCTCCTGCGGCACTGATCTGAGCAAAACACTGGCTGACAGGAAGGCAGATGGTGGACAAACGTGCATCAAGCTGCTGCTTATTGTCACAGAACAGCCACCTCAGCTGTGGGAAGGTGTGCCAGTGATTGTGTTCAATAACCACAGAGTGATTTATGGAGATTAAAGTTCCCTGGTTGCATAAAATAAGTGGAATCAATctgtttgggggggggggggaataaagagggtttttttattttattaaagaaatgtttatttctttagtgCTTCACTGAAAATTCTGTCATTGCAATTTTCTAAGTAATATAAATAACAGCTTGGCTTTCGTATTAAATTAACAAGTTAATATAATTAAGCATTTAACTGAGCTGATGCTGTATTTCATGCGATAGACGAAGGTGCATTTCTTCCACTTAATGGAGAAATGCGAATgtgagatgcaccaatcagctTTTGGTGGCCACTTTAAGGGCTTAACCTGTTTGATtgctactaaaaaaaaacataacagcactcaatattttcctattttctgCTGTGTCTGGGTGGAGTCACTGCAAAATCTGGGTGTCAAAATGTAGTACGTTTATTTAAAAGTTCACATAAGAGTTTCTTTGTAGAATTTTCTAATATGAATTGgtgtttatttcaaaacaaacaattaggTTCTGCACtttggaataaattaaaaagcacCTGGTGTGTCAGccttaattaaaagaaaagttttaccTTTCACAGTACAAGAGTTTCTGCACAAAGAGCCAACAAGTTTataaaattacttaattttatatttatactcTGAACATAAcacatcagtaaaaaaaaaaaacatacgaAGTTCAAAGTTCAGTATAGTTTTTGGGCAGAAATATTTCCTTAAACGGTGAGATTCTAGTGCATCAGTTTGAAAATCACAGCTAGTGATGTgttcactgaaagaaaaaaaaatatttacttttatttctgacCGCTGAAAAATTGGGACCAGTCATCAGCTCATCTCTTAGAAACTAGGATTTTCAGTTTAACTCTAATCCTTTAGACTTTATTCCAAATACACAATTCACATCTCCCAAATtactctttttctttaaaaaatacaacagaataaGTGCTTTAATTACTTAACTTTCTTTAgcaaaaagatgtgaaaaactcCATGTTACGACACCTTTTGCTCCAGTATAGCATGGCCCTAATGTGAcgtctttaaataaaaaaacgcTACGGTCTAAAATGCAGCATGACTACTTCCTCTTAAAACAACTAGTTTATAACATTTGCACAATAAAGTGTTCGCAAATGGATATACTGGTTGATAGTTCTTTTAAACTAGCATTAAAACTCCAtgaatttttttcactttgtctcCCCCATCTCTGGTTTGCGAACCTTCTCAGCGGCATGAGTATCGGCTCTTTCCTTCATCAGTCTCAGTCCTCAGCATCTTGACGCCTCGATGCCTCATTCCTTCATGTTCTTCCCATCCTTTCCGAACTTCCACCAGGCCACGGTGAGGACGACGGCCATCAGCAGGATCAGGCTGCTGGTTACCAGGTAAGCAATCGGCAGGAAGTGGTTCTGGCCTCCGAACCAGGTCAGCGTGGTCAGCACCACTTCCTTTCTGCCCTGGAAGTGCTGCACAGGGAAGTCTGAAGAGGCAGGAGGTCAAGGCTAATCTGTAGCAGGTAGCATGCAAATAAATATGGCACCTTCCACTAATTGTGGCGCTTCtggggaaagaaaatcaaatcaaataattgACGGTTTCACAATGTAGAAAAATCCATTCGTTACACTGAGCACATTAAGTCAGCAGGAGGAAAAGAACTTCTGAAGAAACTAAAATCAGCAGTGTTACACCTTTTGGTGTCCCTGCAGTTGGTACTTTGTACAGCCTGCTTTTGCCTTCTCCAGTAACACTTTACATACAATTAGGAAAATACAGCTTAATCGTAACTACATTATAATATGTAACACTTCAACAGAATGTTTTCCTAAAATCATACATCCCTGGATGTTGTGGAAACTTGGTGAACATTTGTTGCTattctggagatttttttaacaaccaCTTCACTATGAGGGATGCCTCGGCCTTGTTTAGCTTGTTCACAATCCCTCATGCTTTAGACTTTTTCATCTTTCAGACTTGTAGATGTGGGCAGTTTTAGACAAGAAGGTTTTTCTTAAGTATTTTTCTTGACTTATGAAGCTCATGTGCACTTGTCCTGTCTTTGCCATTGTGACGAGTGGATAAGAATTTTTTAACACATTGCTTGCTAAAACAAAGTAGAAATAAAGATGATTCTGTTGTGGAATAATGCAATGCAAGAAAATGATTGAGTCTCTGAATATGCAGCTTCAACTAAAGATGAATTCATTGCGAGATTAATTTCTTCTCATTTGAACTTCAGGTGAACCGTCAAACAAGCGCCTGAAGGAGGTTTCCCATGAAAACTGCAGTCAAAGGATACTGTAGGATATATCGATGCTGTAGTTTCCCCTCGGAAGCCCTTTTTCAAAGTTGGCGTCTGCTCTATTTAAAATCCCATAAAGCTTCTTGAAGTTGGGGAAAGCTGCCTCTCTCATCCAGACGATCAGATCCTCATTAATAAAACCGTTGTTGTTCGGGTCATGTGGGTCCAGACTGTATACAGGCCTCTGCCAGTACAGAGGCTGTCTCGTACCTGCAGAGGGAACACTACAGGTTTACCTTCGTGCTCGGCTTCTTGCATTTTTCGTGAGAGAAACGAAAGCACTTCCCGAGACTGAGGTTACATCGTCTGTCTTTACCTTCAAACACCTGAGCAAGAGTTAGATTGTCCGTCCTTGGGTTGCGGAACTTGACGTTTTTGTCTGTGTACCAGGTGAGGCCCTTCCGCAGCAAAGGAACAGGAACACGACGGCCGCTGGAGGAGTGATAGGTCAGGGTGAAGGAGTCTGGGAGGAGAAAAGACAGTCAGCTGGCCGAAGCAGAGGTCAACGACGTGTTGGCTGATGAGTGTTGTGAGCAGTGTTTACCGTTGAACATACTGTTGGCGACCGCTCCACAGGGAGCGATGGGGACTCCGTCCTCATCTTTTGCAAACGGCTCACAATAAGTACTTGGGTTCTttagaaga
This genomic window contains:
- the tmem30c gene encoding transmembrane protein 30C; translated protein: MGKTKDKSGPLARRPDNSAFKQQRLPAWSPVLTANTVLPFFYLLAVISMLLGVWLLLLVQSTQEIKLDYTNLGNCNECFDLRRNVSNAAQTCSCRVEFSIDKTFKGDVFFYYGLKNFHQNLRRYMDSRDDGQTVGWIKKLKNPSTYCEPFAKDEDGVPIAPCGAVANSMFNDSFTLTYHSSSGRRVPVPLLRKGLTWYTDKNVKFRNPRTDNLTLAQVFEGTRQPLYWQRPVYSLDPHDPNNNGFINEDLIVWMREAAFPNFKKLYGILNRADANFEKGLPRGNYSIDISYNFPVQHFQGRKEVVLTTLTWFGGQNHFLPIAYLVTSSLILLMAVVLTVAWWKFGKDGKNMKE